One region of Aurantimonas sp. HBX-1 genomic DNA includes:
- the urtA gene encoding urea ABC transporter substrate-binding protein, translating into MNDRMSGPDGPSSVYRRKLLLGSAALAIAAMAPRFAWGQGPATAEVNTTGLAVTDDTVTVGILHSVTGTMSISETGSVQAEKLAIEQINAMGGVLGRKIEFIQEDGASDWPTFAEKAKKLLVEDKVAAVFGCWTSASRKAVLPVFEQYNGMLYYPTFYEGLEESPNVIYTGQEATQQILAGIDWVVDTKGAKSFYLLGSDYIWPRTSNKIARKHIEKLGLEVVGEEYYPLGHTQFNSVINKIKLRKPDVIYAIVVGGSNVAFYKQLKAAGIDMTKEAPLVLTISVTEDEIRGIGGENMVGAYAAMKYFQSLENDNNQKFVDAFKAMWGEDIVVGDVTQAAYLGPWLWKAAVEKAGSFDIDKVREASPGIELDTAPEGYVKIHENHHLWSKTRIGHAKLDGQYEVVFETAELMEPDPFPEGYQ; encoded by the coding sequence ATGAACGACCGCATGTCCGGCCCGGACGGGCCCAGCTCCGTCTACCGACGCAAGCTTCTGCTCGGCTCGGCGGCTCTCGCCATCGCCGCCATGGCGCCGCGCTTCGCCTGGGGCCAGGGGCCGGCCACCGCCGAGGTCAACACCACGGGTCTCGCCGTCACCGATGACACCGTTACGGTCGGCATCCTGCATTCCGTGACCGGCACGATGTCAATCTCCGAGACCGGCTCCGTGCAGGCCGAGAAGCTTGCCATCGAGCAGATCAACGCCATGGGCGGCGTGCTCGGCCGCAAGATCGAGTTCATCCAGGAGGACGGTGCGTCGGACTGGCCGACCTTCGCCGAGAAGGCCAAGAAGTTGCTGGTCGAGGACAAGGTCGCGGCGGTGTTCGGCTGCTGGACCTCGGCGTCGCGCAAGGCGGTGCTGCCGGTGTTTGAGCAGTATAACGGCATGCTCTACTACCCGACCTTCTACGAGGGCCTCGAGGAGAGCCCGAACGTCATCTACACCGGCCAGGAGGCGACGCAGCAGATTCTCGCCGGCATCGACTGGGTGGTCGACACCAAGGGCGCCAAGAGCTTCTATCTGCTGGGGTCGGACTATATCTGGCCGCGGACCTCCAACAAGATCGCCCGCAAGCACATCGAGAAGCTGGGGCTCGAGGTGGTCGGCGAAGAGTACTACCCGCTCGGCCACACCCAGTTCAACTCGGTGATCAACAAGATCAAGCTGCGCAAGCCCGACGTGATCTACGCGATCGTCGTCGGCGGCTCGAACGTCGCCTTCTACAAGCAGCTGAAGGCGGCCGGCATCGACATGACCAAGGAAGCGCCACTGGTCCTGACGATCTCGGTGACCGAGGACGAAATCCGCGGCATCGGCGGCGAGAACATGGTCGGCGCCTATGCCGCGATGAAGTACTTCCAAAGCCTCGAGAACGACAACAACCAGAAATTCGTCGATGCCTTCAAGGCGATGTGGGGCGAGGACATCGTCGTCGGGGACGTGACGCAGGCGGCCTATCTCGGGCCCTGGCTGTGGAAGGCGGCGGTGGAGAAGGCCGGCAGCTTCGACATCGACAAGGTGCGCGAGGCCTCGCCCGGCATCGAGCTCGACACCGCCCCGGAAGGCTACGTCAAGATCCACGAGAACCATCACCTCTGGTCGAAGACCCGCATCGGCCACGCCAAGCTGGATGGCCAGTACGAGGTGGTGTTCGAGACGGCGGAGCTGATGGAGCCCGACCCGTTCCCGGAAGGCTACCAGTAA
- a CDS encoding ATP-binding protein, translating into MTAPQRILRVRRSYNQWVADETLEDYALRFTAKRGRRWSPWQLAMTACGGISFLALEAIGGTVTLHYGFDNALPAILVVALLIFGAGLPISFYAAKYGVDIDLLTRGAGFGYLGSTVTSLIYACFTFIFFAIEAAIMAMALEMMLGLPLWAGYVVCAVAVIPIVTHGITLISRFQMWTQPTWIILNLAPFVFLAAQGALPLEEWQAYEGVRSPAGGGFDVLLFGSATAILFALTAQIGEQVDFLRFMPRRTRETQFGWWSALIAGGPGWILIGAVKILAGSLLAVLVVSQGLPAESAQHPTEMYRVAFGHVFSQEALVIAVTGIFVVIAQMKINVTNAYAGSIAWSNFFSRLTHSHPGRVVWLVFNVAIALMLMEMGILRALEEILGLYAILAVSWVAALVADLVVNKPLGLSPRHIEFKRAHLYDINPVGFGAMGAGILVASLCHTGLFGETMSALAAFAALGTAFVASPLIALATGGRYYIARRPREDWAGLPTIACCICEHHFEAEDMASCPAYSGPICSLCCSLDARCHDLCKTDSRVREQVVGALRRNVSERLAGFADSPRGHYLVIFVTMLAVTGSILALIGFQASLDQPHNGATITAILVRVFAVFVIVAGVASWLFVLAHASRRVAQEESSRQTLLLTQEIDAHRRTDAELQLAKEKAEAASLAKTRFLVGMSHELRTPLNSILGFAQILEQDPALPGKRRGAVKVIRRSGEHLAGLIDGLLDISRIEAGKLQVYRDQIALGPLLGEIVEMFRLQAEGAGIGFAFEVERTLPDFVRGDEKRLRQILINLLSNAIKFTREGSVTLRVGYRSQVAEFRVVDTGPGMAAKDLTRIFEPFERLEGGDNVVPGTGLGLTITKLLTEILGGDIRVTSTPGQGSIFAVRLFLPSVSATPIAVSRERRIVGYAGRRMTVLAVDDEPAHRQLLEEILSPLGFTVLTVEGGAACLKLVPLAEPDLLIVDITMPGMNGWELATRLRESGVDTPIAMLSADARPASPDMRLCDDWVGKPLAVPMLLESVRRLLGVAWLYDDTPAGASVPGEIELEPFEIPDRGDLRDLVSLLQIGFVRGIHAKLDDLASRQPRTQRFVARIRSRVDRFDLDACLGFIEGLDDAL; encoded by the coding sequence ATGACGGCGCCGCAGCGCATACTTCGGGTTCGCCGGAGCTATAATCAGTGGGTCGCGGACGAAACGCTCGAGGACTACGCGCTGCGCTTCACCGCCAAGCGCGGCCGCCGCTGGTCGCCCTGGCAGCTGGCGATGACCGCCTGCGGCGGCATCTCGTTCCTGGCGCTGGAAGCCATCGGCGGCACGGTGACGCTGCATTACGGCTTCGACAACGCCCTGCCGGCGATCCTCGTCGTCGCGCTGCTGATCTTCGGCGCCGGGCTGCCGATCAGCTTCTATGCAGCGAAATACGGCGTCGACATCGACCTTCTGACCCGCGGCGCCGGCTTCGGCTATCTCGGCTCCACCGTCACCTCGCTGATCTACGCCTGCTTCACCTTCATCTTCTTCGCCATCGAGGCGGCGATCATGGCGATGGCGCTGGAGATGATGCTCGGCCTGCCGCTGTGGGCGGGCTACGTCGTCTGCGCCGTCGCGGTGATCCCGATCGTCACCCACGGCATCACCCTGATCAGCCGGTTCCAGATGTGGACCCAACCGACCTGGATCATCCTCAACCTCGCACCCTTCGTCTTTCTCGCCGCCCAGGGCGCGCTGCCGCTCGAGGAATGGCAAGCCTATGAGGGCGTCCGCAGCCCGGCCGGCGGCGGTTTCGACGTCCTGCTCTTCGGCAGCGCCACGGCGATCCTCTTCGCGCTAACGGCGCAGATCGGCGAGCAGGTCGATTTCCTGCGCTTCATGCCGCGCCGCACGCGCGAGACGCAGTTCGGCTGGTGGAGCGCGCTGATCGCCGGCGGTCCCGGCTGGATCCTGATCGGGGCGGTGAAGATCCTTGCCGGCTCGCTGCTGGCGGTGCTGGTCGTCAGCCAGGGCCTGCCGGCGGAGAGCGCCCAGCACCCGACGGAGATGTACCGCGTCGCCTTCGGCCACGTCTTCTCCCAGGAGGCGCTGGTGATCGCCGTGACCGGGATCTTTGTCGTCATCGCGCAAATGAAGATCAACGTCACCAACGCCTATGCCGGGTCGATCGCCTGGTCGAACTTCTTCTCGCGCCTGACCCACAGCCATCCCGGCCGCGTCGTCTGGCTGGTCTTCAACGTGGCCATCGCGCTGATGCTCATGGAGATGGGCATATTGCGCGCGCTCGAGGAGATCCTCGGCCTCTACGCCATCCTCGCGGTGTCCTGGGTGGCGGCCCTCGTCGCCGACCTCGTCGTCAACAAGCCGCTCGGCCTGTCGCCCCGGCATATCGAGTTCAAGCGGGCGCATCTCTACGACATCAACCCGGTCGGCTTCGGCGCCATGGGCGCCGGCATCCTCGTCGCCAGCCTCTGCCACACCGGCCTGTTCGGCGAGACGATGAGCGCGCTCGCCGCCTTCGCGGCGCTCGGCACCGCCTTCGTCGCCTCGCCGCTGATCGCGCTGGCGACTGGCGGCCGCTATTATATCGCCCGCCGCCCGCGCGAGGACTGGGCCGGGCTGCCGACCATCGCCTGCTGCATCTGCGAGCACCATTTCGAGGCCGAGGACATGGCCTCCTGCCCGGCCTATTCGGGACCGATCTGTTCGCTCTGCTGCTCCCTCGACGCGCGCTGCCACGATCTCTGCAAGACCGACAGCCGGGTGCGCGAGCAGGTGGTCGGGGCGCTGCGCCGCAATGTTTCGGAACGCCTCGCCGGCTTCGCCGACTCGCCGCGCGGCCATTATCTCGTGATCTTCGTGACGATGCTCGCCGTCACCGGCAGCATCCTCGCCCTGATCGGCTTCCAGGCGAGCCTCGACCAGCCGCACAACGGAGCGACGATCACGGCAATCCTGGTGCGGGTCTTCGCGGTGTTCGTGATCGTCGCCGGCGTCGCCTCGTGGCTGTTCGTGCTCGCCCATGCCAGCCGCCGCGTCGCCCAGGAGGAATCCAGCCGGCAGACGCTGCTCCTGACCCAGGAGATCGACGCGCACCGGCGCACCGACGCCGAGCTGCAGCTCGCCAAGGAAAAGGCCGAGGCGGCGAGCCTCGCCAAGACGCGCTTCCTCGTCGGCATGAGCCACGAACTGCGCACGCCCCTGAATTCGATCCTCGGCTTCGCCCAGATCCTCGAGCAGGACCCGGCCCTGCCGGGCAAGCGCCGCGGCGCGGTCAAGGTGATCCGGCGCAGCGGCGAGCATCTCGCCGGACTGATCGACGGGCTGCTCGACATCTCGCGGATCGAGGCGGGCAAGCTGCAGGTCTATCGCGACCAGATCGCGCTCGGGCCCCTGCTCGGCGAAATCGTCGAGATGTTCCGCCTGCAGGCCGAGGGTGCCGGCATCGGCTTTGCGTTCGAGGTCGAGCGGACGCTGCCGGATTTCGTCCGCGGCGACGAGAAGCGGCTGCGCCAGATCCTCATCAACCTCCTCTCCAATGCCATCAAGTTCACCCGCGAGGGCTCGGTGACGCTCCGGGTGGGCTATCGCAGCCAGGTCGCCGAATTCCGCGTCGTCGACACCGGGCCCGGCATGGCGGCGAAGGACCTGACGCGGATCTTCGAGCCGTTCGAGCGACTGGAGGGCGGCGACAACGTCGTGCCCGGCACCGGGCTCGGGCTGACCATCACCAAGCTCCTGACCGAAATCCTCGGCGGCGACATCCGCGTCACCAGCACGCCCGGCCAGGGCAGCATCTTCGCCGTGCGGCTGTTCCTTCCCTCGGTCAGCGCGACGCCCATCGCCGTCTCCCGCGAGCGGCGCATCGTCGGCTATGCCGGGCGCCGGATGACGGTGCTCGCCGTCGACGACGAGCCGGCGCACCGCCAGCTCCTGGAGGAGATCCTGTCGCCGCTCGGCTTCACCGTGCTGACCGTCGAGGGCGGCGCCGCCTGCCTCAAGCTGGTGCCGCTGGCCGAGCCGGACCTGCTGATCGTCGACATCACCATGCCCGGCATGAACGGCTGGGAACTCGCCACGAGGCTGCGCGAAAGCGGCGTCGACACGCCGATCGCCATGCTGTCGGCCGACGCGCGCCCCGCCTCGCCGGACATGCGGCTCTGCGACGACTGGGTCGGCAAGCCGCTGGCCGTGCCGATGCTGCTCGAAAGCGTCCGCAGGCTTTTGGGGGTTGCCTGGCTTTACGACGACACGCCGGCCGGCGCCTCGGTGCCCGGCGAAATCGAGCTCGAACCCTTCGAGATCCCCGACCGGGGGGATCTGCGCGACCTCGTCTCACTCCTGCAAATCGGCTTTGTCAGAGGGATCCATGCCAAGCTCGACGACCTCGCTTCGCGGCAACCGCGCACCCAACGCTTCGTTGCCCGCATCCGCAGCCGCGTGGATCGCTTCGACCTCGACGCGTGCCTCGGCTTCATCGAGGGGCTCGACGATGCCTTGTGA